The DNA region AATGGCTCGAACCCGTGCTTGAGAATCTTCACATACGGATAGTGCAAGATAAGTATAGAAATTTTAACGCTAGCAGAATTATGCAATCGACACAATTGAGATTATGCTAGCAATTCGGAACTACTGTGTAAGCTTAACAACTACTTTCTTTAAATAAGTGCAAAGCAAAAGTCGTTCTAATGATAAACAGCATAGGGGGTAAGATAGTGATGGTATCCGACCAGAAAAGTGCGGTGGAATTCTATATCAAAAAGCTCGGCTTCGATCTTAGAGTGGATATGCCGCTGGGCGAGATGCGCTGGATAGAGGTCGCCCCGAAGTACTCACAATCAAGCATAAGCCTGGTAGAGTCCGATGAAAAGATGATGTCTAAGGAAAAGTTTG from Nitrososphaerales archaeon includes:
- a CDS encoding VOC family protein gives rise to the protein MINSIGGKIVMVSDQKSAVEFYIKKLGFDLRVDMPLGEMRWIEVAPKYSQSSISLVESDEKMMSKEKFEVAKKSIGTPTGIWFYTNDIKSTYEELKKNGVDVTKPEKQEWGGVMSQLKDQDGNSFTLIEFKM